From one Gadus morhua chromosome 8, gadMor3.0, whole genome shotgun sequence genomic stretch:
- the LOC115549170 gene encoding microtubule-associated protein 4 isoform X2: MGDAVSVIKKQEGTMDLSLRDALGGVGGGRGGLAPGAGAGDGVMKMDFMSSLEKETYDDKVGETMSKSDYRPLLDGKDGAKGSGPGMMSSMMSLGGRQDPAGQPAFSSDYLSGPKNLVGGGSDPWSQTKTKDSSVTDSMLGFSQPGMGTGLGMGMGAGMPPSFQSGMSSPSPAGFAQAAPGFGLDPKTAGSTGGSSPLKTSPGSGVHSMDQFSAPALSPSGSLEDSSSASSASEPLGPHRTGPEGEVARQQQRRRKKKRKSRDEVYNMLDRQNGQSGSNGMISPASTDITATERGGREEDDGEEEEEEEEESWEWDIKGRGGGGGGAAAGGRVRGRKNKSRMRLPEEWGPPQEPPSPCQPVVGAPHWGPDAQPGPAGSKPLGSPTCVTNPARAGVAARESSARSYEPMCVDDFPLTARDSQAHAKGTEAASDPAATAISSVASAPKADAADDSGSLGLLSGENLSPVSQTFSFLDSVLQTPPASTPSSQTTTPLTHTPSMVAKTTLPDTTTATCLQTSTACHPTACHPASSPSKNTPEVSLTTLAPPSTPSPLAAAAAAVEPPPSAPIGSGLNPDAKPFVPFGSSPPGVVSSAASLSCAATPSQSLTTAPLASTVAPPPAVSIATPAATTNPPSPPPASVTSVTPTTPPAPCLPAHSEHRDASSPPPPTIPLLEGKPDNKDKQEKVDDKKEKEKEVQKQELQDKGLKSEKILKEEEAVKAEKSLLDRNEKMGEKIGEKKDKPEKTNKDEKEEEKKKGEEKKVEKEEKGGKAVAKSPTAAKGLPSPNGKNKPDAGSAKPNATKSRPSTLSTNGEASSAKRPSPTTASANKKSPGTKATTPTAAKKAAKTPDNSTAEKRPAVPKATPTPRASVNKPASPGNKVDKPEGKAADTKKAATPKTTAPRPRPRPAPGPSPSPSQGAAAASNGELSHRRRTLTKPPVPKQTPVDKKAAAAPRPPRTPRPLNTPTPDLKNIRSKIGSTDNIKYQPGGGKVTQNSKTSDSSTPAAKPRVQIVHKKLDFSHITSRCGSKDNIKHVPGGGNVQILNRKVDLSKVTSKCGSKDNIKHKPGGGDVKIESHKMSIKAKSKIGSLDNVGLDPPSSGATNGHKEKAENKASTSPSTAPTTGPGSVAKAGAAPGSVAKENGVKEPMPSTPFGGDGLNQPLSMNKQMTETN, from the exons GTCCCGGGATGATGTCATCGATGATGTCTTTGGGGGGTCGCCAGGACCCCGCTGGACAGCCGGCCTTCAGCTCTGACTACCTGTCAG GTCCTAAGAACCTGGTGGGTGGTGGGTCTGACCCGTGGAGTCAGACCAAGACCAAGGACAGCAGCGTGACTGACTCCATGctag GGTTCTCCCAACCTGGGATGGGTACAGGTCTGGGTATGGGCATGGGAGCCGGCATGCCCCCCTCCTTCCAGTCCGGCATGAGCTCCCCCAGTCCAGCTGGATTCGCCCAGGCAGCTCCAGGTTTTGGACTGGACCCTAAGACCGCTGGCAGCACCGGGGGCAGCTCTCCACTCAAGACCTCCCCCGGATCCGGAGTCCACTCCATGGATCAGTTCTCAG CTCCCGCCCTCTCCCCCAGCGGCTCATTGGAGGACAGCAGCTCCGCCTCCTCTGCCTCGGAGCCCTTGGGTCCACACAGAACTGGGCCCGAGGGAGaggttgccaggcaacagcagaggaggaggaagaagaagaggaagagccgCGACGAGGTCTACAACATGCTGGACAGGCAGAACGGCCAATCGGGGAGCAACGGGATGATAAGCCCCGCCTCCACTGATATCACAGCAactgagaggggaggaagggaggaagacgatggggaggaagaggaggaggaggaggaagagagctgGGAGTGGGATatcaaggggaggggaggaggaggtggaggagcagcagcagggggaagggttagagggaggaagaataAGAGTCGGATGAGGCTCCCAGAGGAGTGGGGCCCTCCGCAGGAGCCCCCGTCCCCCTGCCAGCCCGTGGTGGGGGCCCCACACTGGGGACCGGACGCTCAGCCTGGCCCCGCCGGCTCCAAGCCTCTCGGCTCCCCCACCTGCGTCACAAACCCTGCCCGCGCTGGCGTAGCCGCACGCGAGTCCTCCGCACGCTCCTACGAGCCCATGTGCGTCGATGACTTCCCCTTGACCGCCCGGGACAGCCAAGCTCACGCTAAGGGAACAGAGGCTGCTAGCGaccccgccgccaccgccatcaGCAGCGTGGCTAGCGCCCCCAAAGCTGACGCGGCAGACGACAGCGGCAGCCTAGGCCTGCTGTCGGGGGAGAACCTGAGCCCGGTCTCCCAGACCTTCTCCTTCCTGGACTCAGTGCTCCAGACACCGCCGGCCTCCACCCCCAGCTCCCagaccaccacccccctcacccacacaccctcCATGGTCGCAAAGACCACCCTGcccgacaccaccaccgccacctgcCTACAGACCTCCACCGCTTGCCACCCCACCGCTTGccaccccgcctcctccccctccaagaACACTCCGGAGGTGTCTCTCACCACTCTCGCCccgccctccaccccctcccctttagccgctgccgccgccgcagtAGAACCACCCCCCTCCGCTCCCATTGGCTCGGGGCTGAACCCCGACGCCAAGCCGTTCGTTCCGTttggctcctcccccccaggcGTCGTGTCCTCCGCGGCTAGCTTAAGCTGCGCGGCCACACCCAGCCAGAGTTTGACCACCGCTCCCCTTGCTAGCACCGTAGCGCCCCCTCCCGCGGTTAGCATCGCCACTCCCGCCGCCACCACGAACCCACCGTCCCCACCGCCTGCCTCCGTCACCTccgtcacccccaccaccccacctgctccctgtctccctgcacACTCAGAGCACCGGGACGCCTCGTCGCCACCACCGCCAACAATCCCCCTGCTGGAAG GGAAACCAGACAACAAGGACAAGCAGGAGAAGGTTGACgacaagaaggagaaggagaaggaggtgcagaAACAGGAGCTCCAGGACAAGGGCCTGAAGTCGGAGAAGatcctgaaggaggaggaggcggtgaagGCAGAGAAGTCGCTCCTGGACAGGAACGAGAAGATGGGCGAGAAGATCGGCGAGAAGAAGGACAAGCCGGAGAAGACCAACaaggatgagaaggaggaggagaagaagaagggagaggagaagaaggtggaaaaagaggagaagggggggaaggCCGTGGCCAAGTCTCCCACCGCTGCTAAGGGTCTGCCCAGCCCCAATGGGAAGAACAAG CCTGACGCGGGGTCGGCCAAACCAAACGCAACCAAATCCCGCCCATCCACACTTTCGACCAATGGTGAGGCCAGCTCGGCCAagcgcccctcccccaccaccgcctcggccAATAAAAAAAGCCCCGGTACCAAGGCGACCACTCCTACTGCGGCCAAGAAGGCTGCCAAG ACTCCAGACAACAGCACAGCCGAGAAACGCCCAGCTGTGCCAaaggccacgcccactccccGTGCGAGCGTCAATAAGCCCGCCTCCCCAG GTAACAAGGTGGACAAGCCTGAGGGCAAAGCCGCAGACACCAAGAAAGCTGCCACCCCTAAGACCACAG ctccccgtccccgcccccgcccagccccgggcccctccccctccccgtctcagGGCGCTGCCGCCGCCTCCAACGGCGAGCTGTCCCACCGCCGCCGGACCCTGACCAAGCCCCCCGTGCCCAAGCAGACCCCCGTGGACAAGAAGGCGGCGGCCGCGCCCCGCCCGCCCCGCACCCCCCGGCCCCTCAACACTCCCACCCCCGACCTGAAGAACATCCGCTCCAAGATCGGCTCCACCGACAACATCAAGTACCAGCCCGGGGGAGGCAAG GTCACCCAGAACAGCAAGACCTCTGACTCCTCAACCCCAGCAGCAAAGCCCAGA gttcaGATAGTGCACAAAAAGCTGGACTTCAGTCACATCACGTCTCGCTGTGGCTCCAAGGACAATATCAAACATGTCCCCGGGGGGGGCAAC GTGCAGATTCTGAACAGGAAGGTTGACCTGAGCAAGGTGACTTCCAAATGTGGCTCCAAGGACAACATCAAACATAAGCCAG GCGGTGGCGACGTGAAGATTGAGTCTCATAAAATGAGTATCAAGGCGAAGTCCAAGATCGGCTCCCTGGACAATGTGGGACTGGACCCGCCGAGCAGCGGAGCCACCAACGGGCACAAG GAGAAAGCTGAGAACAAAGCATCCACATCCCCAAGCACAGCCCCGACGACAGGACCAGGAAGTGTTGCCAAGGCCGGGGCGGCCCCGGGAAGCGTTGCCAAGGAGAACGGGGTGAAGGAGCCCATGCCCAGCACACCTTTTGGGGGTGACGGACTGAATCAGCCCCTTAGCATGAACAAACAAATGACTGAGACAA ATTGA
- the LOC115549170 gene encoding microtubule-associated protein 4 isoform X3 → MDLSLRDALGGVGGGRGGLAPGAGAGDGVMKMDFMSSLEKETYDDKVGETMSKSDYRPLLDGKDGAKGSGPGMMSSMMSLGGRQDPAGQPAFSSDYLSGPKNLVGGGSDPWSQTKTKDSSVTDSMLGFSQPGMGTGLGMGMGAGMPPSFQSGMSSPSPAGFAQAAPGFGLDPKTAGSTGGSSPLKTSPGSGVHSMDQFSAAPALSPSGSLEDSSSASSASEPLGPHRTGPEGEVARQQQRRRKKKRKSRDEVYNMLDRQNGQSGSNGMISPASTDITATERGGREEDDGEEEEEEEEESWEWDIKGRGGGGGGAAAGGRVRGRKNKSRMRLPEEWGPPQEPPSPCQPVVGAPHWGPDAQPGPAGSKPLGSPTCVTNPARAGVAARESSARSYEPMCVDDFPLTARDSQAHAKGTEAASDPAATAISSVASAPKADAADDSGSLGLLSGENLSPVSQTFSFLDSVLQTPPASTPSSQTTTPLTHTPSMVAKTTLPDTTTATCLQTSTACHPTACHPASSPSKNTPEVSLTTLAPPSTPSPLAAAAAAVEPPPSAPIGSGLNPDAKPFVPFGSSPPGVVSSAASLSCAATPSQSLTTAPLASTVAPPPAVSIATPAATTNPPSPPPASVTSVTPTTPPAPCLPAHSEHRDASSPPPPTIPLLEGKPDNKDKQEKVDDKKEKEKEVQKQELQDKGLKSEKILKEEEAVKAEKSLLDRNEKMGEKIGEKKDKPEKTNKDEKEEEKKKGEEKKVEKEEKGGKAVAKSPTAAKGLPSPNGKNKPDAGSAKPNATKSRPSTLSTNGEASSAKRPSPTTASANKKSPGTKATTPTAAKKAAKTPDNSTAEKRPAVPKATPTPRASVNKPASPGNKVDKPEGKAADTKKAATPKTTAPRPRPRPAPGPSPSPSQGAAAASNGELSHRRRTLTKPPVPKQTPVDKKAAAAPRPPRTPRPLNTPTPDLKNIRSKIGSTDNIKYQPGGGKVTQNSKTSDSSTPAAKPRVQIVHKKLDFSHITSRCGSKDNIKHVPGGGNVQILNRKVDLSKVTSKCGSKDNIKHKPGGGDVKIESHKMSIKAKSKIGSLDNVGLDPPSSGATNGHKEKAENKASTSPSTAPTTGPGSVAKAGAAPGSVAKENGVKEPMPSTPFGGDGLNQPLSMNKQMTETN, encoded by the exons GTCCCGGGATGATGTCATCGATGATGTCTTTGGGGGGTCGCCAGGACCCCGCTGGACAGCCGGCCTTCAGCTCTGACTACCTGTCAG GTCCTAAGAACCTGGTGGGTGGTGGGTCTGACCCGTGGAGTCAGACCAAGACCAAGGACAGCAGCGTGACTGACTCCATGctag GGTTCTCCCAACCTGGGATGGGTACAGGTCTGGGTATGGGCATGGGAGCCGGCATGCCCCCCTCCTTCCAGTCCGGCATGAGCTCCCCCAGTCCAGCTGGATTCGCCCAGGCAGCTCCAGGTTTTGGACTGGACCCTAAGACCGCTGGCAGCACCGGGGGCAGCTCTCCACTCAAGACCTCCCCCGGATCCGGAGTCCACTCCATGGATCAGTTCTCAG cAGCTCCCGCCCTCTCCCCCAGCGGCTCATTGGAGGACAGCAGCTCCGCCTCCTCTGCCTCGGAGCCCTTGGGTCCACACAGAACTGGGCCCGAGGGAGaggttgccaggcaacagcagaggaggaggaagaagaagaggaagagccgCGACGAGGTCTACAACATGCTGGACAGGCAGAACGGCCAATCGGGGAGCAACGGGATGATAAGCCCCGCCTCCACTGATATCACAGCAactgagaggggaggaagggaggaagacgatggggaggaagaggaggaggaggaggaagagagctgGGAGTGGGATatcaaggggaggggaggaggaggtggaggagcagcagcagggggaagggttagagggaggaagaataAGAGTCGGATGAGGCTCCCAGAGGAGTGGGGCCCTCCGCAGGAGCCCCCGTCCCCCTGCCAGCCCGTGGTGGGGGCCCCACACTGGGGACCGGACGCTCAGCCTGGCCCCGCCGGCTCCAAGCCTCTCGGCTCCCCCACCTGCGTCACAAACCCTGCCCGCGCTGGCGTAGCCGCACGCGAGTCCTCCGCACGCTCCTACGAGCCCATGTGCGTCGATGACTTCCCCTTGACCGCCCGGGACAGCCAAGCTCACGCTAAGGGAACAGAGGCTGCTAGCGaccccgccgccaccgccatcaGCAGCGTGGCTAGCGCCCCCAAAGCTGACGCGGCAGACGACAGCGGCAGCCTAGGCCTGCTGTCGGGGGAGAACCTGAGCCCGGTCTCCCAGACCTTCTCCTTCCTGGACTCAGTGCTCCAGACACCGCCGGCCTCCACCCCCAGCTCCCagaccaccacccccctcacccacacaccctcCATGGTCGCAAAGACCACCCTGcccgacaccaccaccgccacctgcCTACAGACCTCCACCGCTTGCCACCCCACCGCTTGccaccccgcctcctccccctccaagaACACTCCGGAGGTGTCTCTCACCACTCTCGCCccgccctccaccccctcccctttagccgctgccgccgccgcagtAGAACCACCCCCCTCCGCTCCCATTGGCTCGGGGCTGAACCCCGACGCCAAGCCGTTCGTTCCGTttggctcctcccccccaggcGTCGTGTCCTCCGCGGCTAGCTTAAGCTGCGCGGCCACACCCAGCCAGAGTTTGACCACCGCTCCCCTTGCTAGCACCGTAGCGCCCCCTCCCGCGGTTAGCATCGCCACTCCCGCCGCCACCACGAACCCACCGTCCCCACCGCCTGCCTCCGTCACCTccgtcacccccaccaccccacctgctccctgtctccctgcacACTCAGAGCACCGGGACGCCTCGTCGCCACCACCGCCAACAATCCCCCTGCTGGAAG GGAAACCAGACAACAAGGACAAGCAGGAGAAGGTTGACgacaagaaggagaaggagaaggaggtgcagaAACAGGAGCTCCAGGACAAGGGCCTGAAGTCGGAGAAGatcctgaaggaggaggaggcggtgaagGCAGAGAAGTCGCTCCTGGACAGGAACGAGAAGATGGGCGAGAAGATCGGCGAGAAGAAGGACAAGCCGGAGAAGACCAACaaggatgagaaggaggaggagaagaagaagggagaggagaagaaggtggaaaaagaggagaagggggggaaggCCGTGGCCAAGTCTCCCACCGCTGCTAAGGGTCTGCCCAGCCCCAATGGGAAGAACAAG CCTGACGCGGGGTCGGCCAAACCAAACGCAACCAAATCCCGCCCATCCACACTTTCGACCAATGGTGAGGCCAGCTCGGCCAagcgcccctcccccaccaccgcctcggccAATAAAAAAAGCCCCGGTACCAAGGCGACCACTCCTACTGCGGCCAAGAAGGCTGCCAAG ACTCCAGACAACAGCACAGCCGAGAAACGCCCAGCTGTGCCAaaggccacgcccactccccGTGCGAGCGTCAATAAGCCCGCCTCCCCAG GTAACAAGGTGGACAAGCCTGAGGGCAAAGCCGCAGACACCAAGAAAGCTGCCACCCCTAAGACCACAG ctccccgtccccgcccccgcccagccccgggcccctccccctccccgtctcagGGCGCTGCCGCCGCCTCCAACGGCGAGCTGTCCCACCGCCGCCGGACCCTGACCAAGCCCCCCGTGCCCAAGCAGACCCCCGTGGACAAGAAGGCGGCGGCCGCGCCCCGCCCGCCCCGCACCCCCCGGCCCCTCAACACTCCCACCCCCGACCTGAAGAACATCCGCTCCAAGATCGGCTCCACCGACAACATCAAGTACCAGCCCGGGGGAGGCAAG GTCACCCAGAACAGCAAGACCTCTGACTCCTCAACCCCAGCAGCAAAGCCCAGA gttcaGATAGTGCACAAAAAGCTGGACTTCAGTCACATCACGTCTCGCTGTGGCTCCAAGGACAATATCAAACATGTCCCCGGGGGGGGCAAC GTGCAGATTCTGAACAGGAAGGTTGACCTGAGCAAGGTGACTTCCAAATGTGGCTCCAAGGACAACATCAAACATAAGCCAG GCGGTGGCGACGTGAAGATTGAGTCTCATAAAATGAGTATCAAGGCGAAGTCCAAGATCGGCTCCCTGGACAATGTGGGACTGGACCCGCCGAGCAGCGGAGCCACCAACGGGCACAAG GAGAAAGCTGAGAACAAAGCATCCACATCCCCAAGCACAGCCCCGACGACAGGACCAGGAAGTGTTGCCAAGGCCGGGGCGGCCCCGGGAAGCGTTGCCAAGGAGAACGGGGTGAAGGAGCCCATGCCCAGCACACCTTTTGGGGGTGACGGACTGAATCAGCCCCTTAGCATGAACAAACAAATGACTGAGACAA ATTGA
- the LOC115549170 gene encoding microtubule-associated protein 4 isoform X1 produces MGDAVSVIKKQEGTMDLSLRDALGGVGGGRGGLAPGAGAGDGVMKMDFMSSLEKETYDDKVGETMSKSDYRPLLDGKDGAKGSGPGMMSSMMSLGGRQDPAGQPAFSSDYLSGPKNLVGGGSDPWSQTKTKDSSVTDSMLGFSQPGMGTGLGMGMGAGMPPSFQSGMSSPSPAGFAQAAPGFGLDPKTAGSTGGSSPLKTSPGSGVHSMDQFSAAPALSPSGSLEDSSSASSASEPLGPHRTGPEGEVARQQQRRRKKKRKSRDEVYNMLDRQNGQSGSNGMISPASTDITATERGGREEDDGEEEEEEEEESWEWDIKGRGGGGGGAAAGGRVRGRKNKSRMRLPEEWGPPQEPPSPCQPVVGAPHWGPDAQPGPAGSKPLGSPTCVTNPARAGVAARESSARSYEPMCVDDFPLTARDSQAHAKGTEAASDPAATAISSVASAPKADAADDSGSLGLLSGENLSPVSQTFSFLDSVLQTPPASTPSSQTTTPLTHTPSMVAKTTLPDTTTATCLQTSTACHPTACHPASSPSKNTPEVSLTTLAPPSTPSPLAAAAAAVEPPPSAPIGSGLNPDAKPFVPFGSSPPGVVSSAASLSCAATPSQSLTTAPLASTVAPPPAVSIATPAATTNPPSPPPASVTSVTPTTPPAPCLPAHSEHRDASSPPPPTIPLLEGKPDNKDKQEKVDDKKEKEKEVQKQELQDKGLKSEKILKEEEAVKAEKSLLDRNEKMGEKIGEKKDKPEKTNKDEKEEEKKKGEEKKVEKEEKGGKAVAKSPTAAKGLPSPNGKNKPDAGSAKPNATKSRPSTLSTNGEASSAKRPSPTTASANKKSPGTKATTPTAAKKAAKTPDNSTAEKRPAVPKATPTPRASVNKPASPGNKVDKPEGKAADTKKAATPKTTAPRPRPRPAPGPSPSPSQGAAAASNGELSHRRRTLTKPPVPKQTPVDKKAAAAPRPPRTPRPLNTPTPDLKNIRSKIGSTDNIKYQPGGGKVTQNSKTSDSSTPAAKPRVQIVHKKLDFSHITSRCGSKDNIKHVPGGGNVQILNRKVDLSKVTSKCGSKDNIKHKPGGGDVKIESHKMSIKAKSKIGSLDNVGLDPPSSGATNGHKEKAENKASTSPSTAPTTGPGSVAKAGAAPGSVAKENGVKEPMPSTPFGGDGLNQPLSMNKQMTETN; encoded by the exons GTCCCGGGATGATGTCATCGATGATGTCTTTGGGGGGTCGCCAGGACCCCGCTGGACAGCCGGCCTTCAGCTCTGACTACCTGTCAG GTCCTAAGAACCTGGTGGGTGGTGGGTCTGACCCGTGGAGTCAGACCAAGACCAAGGACAGCAGCGTGACTGACTCCATGctag GGTTCTCCCAACCTGGGATGGGTACAGGTCTGGGTATGGGCATGGGAGCCGGCATGCCCCCCTCCTTCCAGTCCGGCATGAGCTCCCCCAGTCCAGCTGGATTCGCCCAGGCAGCTCCAGGTTTTGGACTGGACCCTAAGACCGCTGGCAGCACCGGGGGCAGCTCTCCACTCAAGACCTCCCCCGGATCCGGAGTCCACTCCATGGATCAGTTCTCAG cAGCTCCCGCCCTCTCCCCCAGCGGCTCATTGGAGGACAGCAGCTCCGCCTCCTCTGCCTCGGAGCCCTTGGGTCCACACAGAACTGGGCCCGAGGGAGaggttgccaggcaacagcagaggaggaggaagaagaagaggaagagccgCGACGAGGTCTACAACATGCTGGACAGGCAGAACGGCCAATCGGGGAGCAACGGGATGATAAGCCCCGCCTCCACTGATATCACAGCAactgagaggggaggaagggaggaagacgatggggaggaagaggaggaggaggaggaagagagctgGGAGTGGGATatcaaggggaggggaggaggaggtggaggagcagcagcagggggaagggttagagggaggaagaataAGAGTCGGATGAGGCTCCCAGAGGAGTGGGGCCCTCCGCAGGAGCCCCCGTCCCCCTGCCAGCCCGTGGTGGGGGCCCCACACTGGGGACCGGACGCTCAGCCTGGCCCCGCCGGCTCCAAGCCTCTCGGCTCCCCCACCTGCGTCACAAACCCTGCCCGCGCTGGCGTAGCCGCACGCGAGTCCTCCGCACGCTCCTACGAGCCCATGTGCGTCGATGACTTCCCCTTGACCGCCCGGGACAGCCAAGCTCACGCTAAGGGAACAGAGGCTGCTAGCGaccccgccgccaccgccatcaGCAGCGTGGCTAGCGCCCCCAAAGCTGACGCGGCAGACGACAGCGGCAGCCTAGGCCTGCTGTCGGGGGAGAACCTGAGCCCGGTCTCCCAGACCTTCTCCTTCCTGGACTCAGTGCTCCAGACACCGCCGGCCTCCACCCCCAGCTCCCagaccaccacccccctcacccacacaccctcCATGGTCGCAAAGACCACCCTGcccgacaccaccaccgccacctgcCTACAGACCTCCACCGCTTGCCACCCCACCGCTTGccaccccgcctcctccccctccaagaACACTCCGGAGGTGTCTCTCACCACTCTCGCCccgccctccaccccctcccctttagccgctgccgccgccgcagtAGAACCACCCCCCTCCGCTCCCATTGGCTCGGGGCTGAACCCCGACGCCAAGCCGTTCGTTCCGTttggctcctcccccccaggcGTCGTGTCCTCCGCGGCTAGCTTAAGCTGCGCGGCCACACCCAGCCAGAGTTTGACCACCGCTCCCCTTGCTAGCACCGTAGCGCCCCCTCCCGCGGTTAGCATCGCCACTCCCGCCGCCACCACGAACCCACCGTCCCCACCGCCTGCCTCCGTCACCTccgtcacccccaccaccccacctgctccctgtctccctgcacACTCAGAGCACCGGGACGCCTCGTCGCCACCACCGCCAACAATCCCCCTGCTGGAAG GGAAACCAGACAACAAGGACAAGCAGGAGAAGGTTGACgacaagaaggagaaggagaaggaggtgcagaAACAGGAGCTCCAGGACAAGGGCCTGAAGTCGGAGAAGatcctgaaggaggaggaggcggtgaagGCAGAGAAGTCGCTCCTGGACAGGAACGAGAAGATGGGCGAGAAGATCGGCGAGAAGAAGGACAAGCCGGAGAAGACCAACaaggatgagaaggaggaggagaagaagaagggagaggagaagaaggtggaaaaagaggagaagggggggaaggCCGTGGCCAAGTCTCCCACCGCTGCTAAGGGTCTGCCCAGCCCCAATGGGAAGAACAAG CCTGACGCGGGGTCGGCCAAACCAAACGCAACCAAATCCCGCCCATCCACACTTTCGACCAATGGTGAGGCCAGCTCGGCCAagcgcccctcccccaccaccgcctcggccAATAAAAAAAGCCCCGGTACCAAGGCGACCACTCCTACTGCGGCCAAGAAGGCTGCCAAG ACTCCAGACAACAGCACAGCCGAGAAACGCCCAGCTGTGCCAaaggccacgcccactccccGTGCGAGCGTCAATAAGCCCGCCTCCCCAG GTAACAAGGTGGACAAGCCTGAGGGCAAAGCCGCAGACACCAAGAAAGCTGCCACCCCTAAGACCACAG ctccccgtccccgcccccgcccagccccgggcccctccccctccccgtctcagGGCGCTGCCGCCGCCTCCAACGGCGAGCTGTCCCACCGCCGCCGGACCCTGACCAAGCCCCCCGTGCCCAAGCAGACCCCCGTGGACAAGAAGGCGGCGGCCGCGCCCCGCCCGCCCCGCACCCCCCGGCCCCTCAACACTCCCACCCCCGACCTGAAGAACATCCGCTCCAAGATCGGCTCCACCGACAACATCAAGTACCAGCCCGGGGGAGGCAAG GTCACCCAGAACAGCAAGACCTCTGACTCCTCAACCCCAGCAGCAAAGCCCAGA gttcaGATAGTGCACAAAAAGCTGGACTTCAGTCACATCACGTCTCGCTGTGGCTCCAAGGACAATATCAAACATGTCCCCGGGGGGGGCAAC GTGCAGATTCTGAACAGGAAGGTTGACCTGAGCAAGGTGACTTCCAAATGTGGCTCCAAGGACAACATCAAACATAAGCCAG GCGGTGGCGACGTGAAGATTGAGTCTCATAAAATGAGTATCAAGGCGAAGTCCAAGATCGGCTCCCTGGACAATGTGGGACTGGACCCGCCGAGCAGCGGAGCCACCAACGGGCACAAG GAGAAAGCTGAGAACAAAGCATCCACATCCCCAAGCACAGCCCCGACGACAGGACCAGGAAGTGTTGCCAAGGCCGGGGCGGCCCCGGGAAGCGTTGCCAAGGAGAACGGGGTGAAGGAGCCCATGCCCAGCACACCTTTTGGGGGTGACGGACTGAATCAGCCCCTTAGCATGAACAAACAAATGACTGAGACAA ATTGA